In Lycium ferocissimum isolate CSIRO_LF1 chromosome 11, AGI_CSIRO_Lferr_CH_V1, whole genome shotgun sequence, a single genomic region encodes these proteins:
- the LOC132037905 gene encoding photosystem I chlorophyll a/b-binding protein 5, chloroplastic, giving the protein MDITVGRSFQILAFYGSSFHGKSICKTSVALKGTNWTARTGHSLRPCTTVFQAQQRPTWLPGLDPPPYLDGTLAGDFGFDPLGLGEDPESLRWYVQAELVHARFAMAGVAGILLTDLLRVTGIRDLPVWYEAGATKFNFASTRTLLIIQLLLMGFVETKRYMDFLNPGSQAKTGSFFGLEAALEGLEPGYPGGPILNPLGIAKDIKNAKDWKLKEIKNGRLAMVAMLGIFVQASVTHVGPIDNLIEHLSNPWHKTILQTIAASSS; this is encoded by the exons ATGGACATTACAGTGGGGAGAAGTTTCCAAATTCTGGCATTCTATGGTTCATCTTTCCATGGAAAAAGTATATGTAAAACTTCTGTTGCTTTGAAAGGCACTAATTGGACTGCTAGAACAGGACATTCTCTAAGGCCATGCACAACTGTGTTTCAAGCTCAACAAAGGCCAACATGGCTTCCTGGGCTTGACCCTCCACCTTATCTTGATGGAAC TCTTGCTGGAGATTTTGGTTTTGATCCACTAGGACTTGGAGAGGATCCTGAAAGTTTGAGATGGTATGTACAAGCAGAACTTGTTCATGCCCGCTTCGCCATGGCTGGGGTTGCTGGAATTCTTTTAACCGAT ttgCTTCGTGTGACGGGAATAAGGGACTTGCCAGTGTGGTATGAAGCAGGAGctacaaaatttaattttgccAGCACAAGAACTCTGCTCATTATTCAACTATTATTAATGGG GTTCGTTGAAACAAAAAGGTACATGGATTTTCTTAATCCTGGCTCTCAAGCAAAGACTGGATCTTTTTTTGGACTAGAAGCCGCACTGGAAGGCCTTGAACCGGG ATATCCTGGTGGCCCTATATTGAATCCTCTTGGAATTGCAAAAGATATCAAGAATGCTAAAGACTGGAAGCTGAAAGAGATTAAAAACG GACGGCTAGCTATGGTGGCTATGCTGGGTATCTTCGTCCAGGCTTCTGTTACTCATGTTGGTCCTATCGACAATCTGATCGAGCATCTCTCCAATCCATGGCACAAAACAATTCTTCAAACAATTGCTGCATCGAGTTCTTGA